From the genome of Hymenobacter sp. PAMC 26628, one region includes:
- the rfbB gene encoding dTDP-glucose 4,6-dehydratase — MKLIITGGAGFIGSHVVRLFVTKYPDYQIINLDALTYAGNLENLRDIEGAPNYRFVKGDISDQAFIDELFAREEPDAVIHLAAESHVDRSITDPMAFVKTNVIGTVNLLNAARQLWQPGGYAGHTFYHVSTDEVYGSLDFGPEMFTEETSYDPRSPYSASKASSDHFVRAWHHTYGLPIKLSNCSNNYGPNHFPEKLIPLAIHRLRTGQPVPVYGKGENVRDWLFVKDHATAIDAVFHNGKLGDTYNIGGVNEWQNLKLIELLCDVVDQKTGQGPGTSRQLIKFVTDRAGHDMRYAIDSSKIMNELGWKPSVTFEQGLAQTVDWYLANEEWLNSVTSGAYQDYNTKQYAGR; from the coding sequence ATGAAACTCATCATTACCGGCGGGGCCGGCTTCATTGGTTCGCACGTGGTGCGGTTGTTCGTTACAAAGTACCCCGATTATCAGATTATTAACCTGGACGCGCTGACCTACGCGGGCAACCTGGAAAACCTGCGCGACATCGAGGGGGCCCCCAACTACCGCTTCGTGAAGGGGGACATTTCCGACCAGGCCTTCATCGACGAGCTGTTTGCCCGCGAGGAGCCCGACGCCGTGATTCACCTCGCCGCCGAGAGCCACGTCGACCGCAGCATCACCGACCCGATGGCGTTCGTGAAGACTAACGTCATCGGCACCGTGAACCTGCTGAACGCAGCCCGCCAACTCTGGCAGCCGGGCGGCTACGCCGGCCACACCTTCTACCACGTGAGCACCGACGAGGTGTACGGCTCGCTGGATTTCGGCCCGGAGATGTTCACCGAAGAGACTTCCTACGACCCCCGCTCGCCGTATTCGGCCTCGAAGGCCAGTTCCGACCACTTCGTGCGCGCCTGGCACCACACCTACGGCCTGCCCATCAAGCTCAGCAACTGCTCGAACAACTACGGCCCCAACCACTTTCCCGAGAAGCTGATTCCGCTGGCCATCCACCGCCTGCGTACCGGCCAGCCGGTGCCGGTGTACGGCAAGGGCGAAAACGTGCGCGACTGGCTCTTCGTGAAGGACCACGCCACGGCCATCGACGCGGTGTTTCATAACGGCAAGCTGGGCGACACCTACAACATCGGCGGCGTGAACGAGTGGCAGAACCTGAAGCTCATCGAGCTGCTCTGCGACGTGGTGGACCAAAAGACCGGCCAGGGCCCCGGCACCTCGCGCCAGCTCATTAAGTTCGTCACCGACCGCGCCGGCCACGACATGCGCTACGCCATCGACAGCAGCAAGATCATGAACGAGCTGGGTTGGAAGCCGTCCGTCACCTTCGAGCAGGGCCTGGCCCAAACCGTGGACTGGTACCTCGCCAACGAGGAGTGGCTGAACAGCGTAACCAGCGGCGCCTATCAGGACTACAACACCAAGCAATACGCTGGCCGCTAG
- a CDS encoding nucleotide sugar dehydrogenase gives MYDQLLRKEATLAVIGLGYVGLPIALEFAKQLKVIGFDINAGRIAQMQQAIDPSGELEAKDFAGCDITFTDSLEVLRQAQFYIVAVPTPIDEHAQPDLKPLLGASSSVGKVLKKGDYVVFESTVYPGCTEEDCIPVMEKLSGLKFPNDFKVGYSPERINPGDKEHTLRRIVKVVSGNDAEALDTVAKVYELVVDAGVHRASSIRVAEAAKIIENTQRDVNIALMNELSMIFDRMSINTYEVLEAAGTKWNFLKFSPGLVGGHCIGVDPYYLTYKAKELGYDAKVILSGRTTNDNMGAYIARKTVQMMIKKGKDVAKSRVLVMGATFKENVEDIRNSKVADVIQELKNFSVNVDIVDPHADSDELLHEYGFRLTANDDIRTDYDAVIVAVSHKPYAEKDEAYFQSITTDNAVLVDIKGLYRGRMQNLHYWSL, from the coding sequence GTGTACGACCAATTATTGCGCAAGGAGGCCACGCTGGCCGTTATCGGCCTCGGCTACGTGGGCCTGCCCATCGCCCTCGAATTTGCCAAGCAGCTCAAAGTCATTGGCTTCGACATCAACGCCGGCCGCATCGCGCAGATGCAACAGGCCATCGACCCCAGCGGCGAGCTGGAGGCCAAGGATTTTGCGGGCTGCGACATCACCTTCACCGACTCGCTGGAGGTGCTGCGGCAGGCGCAATTCTACATCGTGGCCGTGCCCACGCCCATCGACGAGCACGCCCAGCCCGACCTCAAGCCGTTGCTGGGGGCCTCCAGCTCGGTGGGCAAGGTGCTGAAGAAGGGTGATTACGTGGTGTTTGAGAGCACCGTGTACCCGGGCTGCACCGAGGAAGACTGCATTCCGGTGATGGAAAAGCTCTCGGGCCTGAAGTTTCCGAACGACTTTAAGGTGGGCTACTCGCCCGAGCGTATCAACCCCGGCGACAAGGAGCACACGCTGCGCCGCATTGTGAAGGTGGTGAGCGGCAACGACGCCGAGGCCCTCGACACGGTGGCCAAGGTGTACGAGCTGGTGGTGGACGCCGGCGTGCACCGCGCCAGCAGCATCCGGGTGGCCGAGGCCGCCAAAATCATCGAAAACACCCAGCGCGACGTCAACATCGCGCTGATGAATGAGCTGTCGATGATTTTTGACCGCATGAGCATCAACACCTACGAGGTGCTGGAGGCGGCCGGCACGAAGTGGAACTTCCTGAAGTTTAGCCCCGGCCTGGTAGGCGGCCACTGCATCGGCGTGGACCCGTACTACCTGACCTACAAGGCCAAAGAGCTGGGCTACGACGCCAAAGTCATCCTGAGCGGCCGCACCACCAACGACAACATGGGGGCCTACATCGCCCGCAAAACGGTGCAGATGATGATCAAGAAGGGCAAGGACGTGGCTAAGAGCCGCGTGCTGGTGATGGGCGCCACCTTCAAAGAGAACGTGGAGGACATCCGCAACTCGAAGGTGGCCGACGTGATTCAGGAGCTGAAAAACTTCTCGGTGAACGTGGACATCGTGGACCCGCACGCCGATTCCGACGAGCTGCTGCACGAGTACGGCTTCCGCTTGACGGCCAACGACGACATTCGCACCGACTACGACGCCGTGATTGTGGCCGTAAGCCACAAGCCTTACGCCGAGAAAGACGAGGCCTATTTCCAGTCCATTACGACTGACAACGCCGTACTGGTCGACATTAAGGGCCTGTACCGCGGCCGGATGCAGAACCTGCACTACTGGAGCCTATAG
- the galE gene encoding UDP-glucose 4-epimerase GalE yields the protein MKKILVTGGAGYIGSHTVVELAQAGYEPVIVDDFSNSKESVLAGLRAILGRDVPCHHIDCGDAGALRQVFQKEGNIAGVIHFAAFKAVGESVQKPLAYFHNNVGSLLTLLQVMPEFGVENLVFSSSCTVYGNPDALPVTEATPTKPATSPYGRTKQMCEDIVHDVAGASSNKLRTILLRYFNPIGAHESAKIGELPLGTPNNLVPFITQTAAGIREKLTIFGNDYDTPDGTNVRDYIHVVDLAKAHIVAVQRLLDKKAAETVETFNVGTGHGNTVLEVVQTFEKASGQKLNYAIGPRRPGDVPAIYADATKAETVLGFKTTTSLFDSLASAWKWQLSLGK from the coding sequence ATGAAAAAGATTCTCGTCACCGGCGGCGCCGGCTATATTGGCTCCCACACGGTGGTGGAACTGGCCCAGGCGGGCTACGAGCCCGTCATCGTCGACGATTTCAGCAACTCGAAAGAGTCGGTGCTGGCAGGGTTGCGCGCCATTCTGGGCCGCGACGTGCCGTGCCACCACATCGACTGCGGCGACGCGGGGGCCCTGCGCCAGGTGTTTCAGAAGGAGGGCAACATTGCGGGCGTCATCCACTTCGCGGCCTTCAAGGCGGTGGGCGAATCGGTGCAGAAGCCGCTGGCCTACTTCCACAACAACGTGGGCTCACTACTGACGCTGCTGCAAGTGATGCCCGAGTTTGGGGTGGAGAACCTAGTGTTCTCGTCGTCGTGCACGGTGTATGGCAACCCCGACGCGCTGCCCGTGACGGAGGCCACGCCCACCAAGCCGGCCACCTCGCCCTACGGCCGCACCAAGCAGATGTGCGAAGACATCGTGCACGACGTAGCGGGGGCCAGCAGCAACAAGCTGCGCACCATCCTACTGCGCTACTTCAACCCGATTGGGGCCCACGAATCGGCCAAGATTGGCGAGCTGCCGCTGGGCACGCCCAACAACCTGGTGCCGTTCATCACGCAAACCGCCGCGGGCATCCGCGAGAAACTGACGATTTTCGGCAACGACTACGACACGCCCGATGGCACCAACGTGCGCGACTACATCCACGTGGTGGACCTGGCCAAGGCCCACATTGTGGCCGTGCAGCGCCTGCTGGATAAGAAAGCCGCCGAAACCGTCGAGACCTTCAATGTAGGCACCGGCCACGGCAACACGGTGTTGGAAGTGGTGCAAACCTTCGAAAAGGCCAGCGGCCAAAAGCTGAACTACGCCATCGGGCCCCGGCGCCCCGGCGACGTCCCCGCCATCTACGCCGACGCCACCAAGGCCGAAACCGTGCTCGGCTTCAAGACGACGACCTCGCTCTTCGACTCGCTGGCCAGCGCCTGGAAGTGGCAATTATCATTGGGTAAATGA